The following are encoded in a window of Bos indicus isolate NIAB-ARS_2022 breed Sahiwal x Tharparkar chromosome 7, NIAB-ARS_B.indTharparkar_mat_pri_1.0, whole genome shotgun sequence genomic DNA:
- the TUBB4A gene encoding tubulin beta-4A chain: MREIVHLQAGQCGNQIGAKFWEVISDEHGIDPTGTYHGDSDLQLERINVYYNEATGGNYVPRAVLVDLEPGTMDSVRSGPFGQIFRPDNFVFGQSGAGNNWAKGHYTEGAELVDAVLDVVRKEAESCDCLQGFQLTHSLGGGTGSGMGTLLISKIREEFPDRIMNTFSVVPSPKVSDTVVEPYNATLSVHQLVENTDETYCIDNEALYDICFRTLKLTTPTYGDLNHLVSATMSGVTTCLRFPGQLNADLRKLAVNMVPFPRLHFFMPGFAPLTSRGSQQYRALTVPELTQQMFDAKNMMAACDPRHGRYLTVAAVFRGRMSMKEVDEQMLSVQSKNSSYFVEWIPNNVKTAVCDIPPRGLKMAATFIGNSTAIQELFKRISEQFTAMFRRKAFLHWYTGEGMDEMEFTEAESNMNDLVSEYQQYQDATAEEGEFEEEAEEEVA, translated from the exons ATGCGGGAGATTGTGCACCTGCAGGCCGGCCAGTGCGGCAACCAGATCGGAGCCAAG TTTTGGGAGGTAATCAGTGATGAGCATGGCATTGATCCCACGGGCACATACCACGGGGACAGTGACCTCCAGCTGGAGAGAATCAACGTATACTACAATGAGGCCACTG GAGGAAATTACGTGCCCAGAGCTGTCCTGGTGGACCTTGAGCCAGGCACCATGGACTCTGTCCGCTCTGGCCCCTTCGGCCAGATCTTTCGTCCTGACAATTTTGTGTTTG GCCAGTCTGGAGCCGGCAACAACTGGGCCAAAGGCCACTACACAGAGGGCGCTGAACTGGTGGACGCCGTCCTGGATGTGGTTCGGAAAGAGGCTGAGAGCTGTGACTGCCTGCAGGGCTTCCAGCTGACCCACTCGCTGGGCGGGGGTACAGGGTCTGGAATGGGGACTCTCCTCATCAGCAAGATCCGCGAGGAGTTCCCCGACCGCATCATGAACACCTTCAGTGTGGTGCCCTCACCCAAGGTGTCAGACACGGTCGTGGAGCCCTACAACGCCACCCTGTCCGTGCACCAGCTGGTGGAGAACACAGATGAAACCTACTGCATCGACAATGAAGCGCTGTATGACATCTGCTTCCGCACCCTGAAACTGACCACCCCCACCTACGGGGACCTCAACCACCTGGTGTCGGCCACCATGAGCGGGGTCACCACTTGCCTGCGCTTCCCGGGCCAGCTCAATGCCGACCTGCGCAAGCTGGCCGTGAACATGGTGCCCTTCCCACGCCTGCACTTCTTCATGCCCGGCTTCGCCCCACTGACCAGCCGGGGCAGCCAGCAGTACAGGGCACTGACCGTCCCTGAGCTGACCCAGCAGATGTTCGATGCCAAGAACATGATGGCCGCGTGTGACCCACGCCACGGCCGCTACCTGACCGTGGCCGCCGTCTTCCGGGGCCGCATGTCCATGAAGGAGGTGGATGAGCAGATGCTGAGCGTGCAGAGCAAGAACAGCAGCTACTTCGTGGAGTGGATCCCTAACAACGTGAAGACGGCCGTGTGCGACATCCCACCCCGCGGCCTGAAGATGGCCGCCACCTTCATCGGCAACAGCACGGCCATCCAGGAGCTGTTCAAGCGCATCTCAGAGCAGTTCACAGCCATGTTCCGGCGCAAGGCCTTCCTGCACTGGTACACGGGCGAGGGCATGGACGAGATGGAGTTCACAGAGGCCGAGAGCAACATGAACGACCTGGTGTCCGAGTACCAGCAGTACCAGGACGCCACGGCCGAGGAGGGCGAGTTTGAGGAGGAGGCCGAGGAGGAGGTGGCCTAG